Within Limanda limanda chromosome 1, fLimLim1.1, whole genome shotgun sequence, the genomic segment TGTCCCTCTCTAGATTTTTGGAGCGATGCACTGTGCAGTAGTTTTTTTTCTAGATTGTGGATGCTGCAcaatatattatttgtatttatctagATTTTGCTGCAGAAAGCTGCAATCTACTGTCGTTTTTGTCTAGGTTTTGCTGTCAATTTTTCTCAGATTATTCAAGCCGTACTATGTCATTTTTTCCTCTAGATTCTGGACACCACACTGATTTTAAAACTGGAACGATTGAGACAGTAATGTTTGgctaggtttaaaaagaaacagcaccccaaggttctgcagttgcatctaaggacttaaaaatgtacatttgttttttttttctttagttgcACTTTTCTAGATTTTGGATGCCAAACTGTCATGCATTTTTTGGACGTTATACTATATTTGTGTCGTTTTCTAGCTTTTTTTAAGCAGTACCACATACTTGATTCAACTGTTTTCTAGATTTCCGATGCTGCACTTATAGTGTACTGTGTTGGCACACTATTGTGATTTTTTGAAGACGCACCATATAGTATGATGTACTTTTCTAGATTTTTGAGCAGCCCCATATTTGGATGGAGCAGATGTGTCTTTTTCTAGCTTTTTGTAAAACCGGCATGTGTTGTATATTCTAGATTTAGGCGTGTTGACTTTCTAGATAAGCAATGCCACACTAtactgttgtcttttttctaGATTTTTTAAATCGCACCTATAGTATGCTGTCCATTTTCTGGCAGCAATAAACTGCAGTCATGGCTTTTTTTCTAGATTATGGTCGCCACACTGTACTTTTGTGTTGCTCTACATTTTTGAAGCAGCACCATATActtgttttatacatttttgaagCCACACTTTATTGCCCTGTTTTTTTGGATGCCACACTTGTAATGTCGTGTTTTTTTCTAGATTATAGCTGTCCAAAATCTGCAAGGAAAATAAGAATCTAGAAAAAGACCCCGGCAGCATCAAAaattcagaaaacaaacaggaccTCGCTGTGCATTGTCCAAAATCTAGATGGCATGTGCCTAGTTCCAAAATCAAGAAAAGTAACAGCCGTGCAGTATGACGCTTCCAAAATCTATAAAAAATGACAACATATTATATGGTCCGGCTTCGGAAATCTAGGAATGAACACGACAGCATAGCGCTGCGTTGCTCCAGAAAACCTTGCATGCCGGATTTCAAAATCTATAAAAAGACTAGTGTCGTGTCCAAAATATAGAAAAGTAATCGCATAGTATATGGTAGTGCTTCAAAATCTAGAAGAAAACTAGATCCAAGATCTCGAAAAAATAACGCACAACACTAGTGCAGCGTCCAAAATCTAGAAAAGAAACACTGTAGCAAAGTGCAGGATTCAaaatctacaaaaaaaaacataaaggtGAGGGTTAAAAATCTAGAAGAAACAACAGTTAGGTTTCGTATCTAAAATCTAGGAAAAACTTGTGAAATTTCATTAAAAGGGTATTTGAGTTCTGCTCTTGAAATGATTATAGATTGACACCCGGATGGATGGAggatccccccccacacacacgaTATGTCAGGGGAACAGAAAGGAAAGATCTTTTAGTTTCTTAGATGACGAAGCACACAAACTAACATTGGGAATAAAAGTCTCTTCATTTCTTAAGTCTACAACCTGTTCTTGTAGCACTGTCTCTATGTGACAAATCCGATTCACCACTGCTGCACGTCTTCAGGACTCCTATCTCAGCCTGCCTTTGGCCTTGCCTCTTCCCTTGGCGCTGTGGATTTACAGACAAAAGCTACGTGTTAGCAAAACTCTATTACGTgcattgttgttattgttgctcAGGTGGAACACAAACAACGTGTTTAAATCTGGTTTTCTGTTGTCTTTATAATGTGGGGAAACTCCCCGAACACAGTGTGGAGCTctgaaaaaagagaagatggCAAACACTAAAGCCGGATGCTATTAAAGGAGTGCAAAGCAGGCAGTTTCCCACAGGACAAAGCTGCAGCCTTACCTTTCATACCTTATTTGTTGCTGTCCTTTGCCCTTAAAATCTAACACTATAATCCTAGAGAGGCTCAGCAGGGCAACACATGTTCACCTGAAATCCAAAAATTTTCATCGGCAGATGGGGACCCACATCTAGTCGTCTATCAATCAACTAAATCCTAAGGGGAAAGGCAGCAGAAGCtcagagctgcagtgttttTGGCATTTTGGGTGTTCTTGCATCATGAGCAGTCAAAATGTCCCTTTCAGCTACAACTGAGGGATGAGACACTGACAGCAAAATGGGACTGAGATCAAATGTTCGCTGTCAAACAGATGGAATAATGTTGTGGAGACACTGGAGGGATCTTTTTTAGGGATCAGACTGTgcgaaaatatttttttcatgaaaGTTTGTGGATTTAAGGTAAATGAAACCAATGCCTCCAGATACTACATTTTATGAAAGATGctttttcatttaataaaatgaTAAGATTGAAACAACTCTGGTGTTAGTCCACCAAATGTGAAGTTAAAACGACAAGCAGGTCAGAACAAAAGACTAGAAATGGGGGAAAATGGCTAGCCTGGTTGTGTCCAAAGATCATATTGTTTAATGAAGAATTACCTGCACCCACATTAAAATTGGAGATGGTAGTTATTTCTGGTGGCTACAAAAACACCCACTTGGTGGGATCATTTTAGAATAATGTATGATTGTGATTGTGTTGATCCCCGCTGCCCAGGACTCGGTTGCTGAGcctccagcacacaaacagcaaacacTACACAACCAGGAGCCTCACACTCCTCATTAAGTGTTACTCACAACTTCTGCTGCTCAGCGATTCGGGTCTGGAGCACATTGATCTGGAAGTCAGGCCACATTCATTTTAGATAGTTGCCCCGAGGACAGTCTTGCATTAGCAGTTCATATGTTTCAGCTTTCACATAATTTGGCTTTTCAGAGAATCCGTATATCCCATTGATATAAGCACATAAATCAAAGCTTAATTGTATAAACAGTGTGTTATCTAAACTAGATTTTAGGCACATtatatttcattgatttcttgtcaaattaaaagctacattacattaaaaaaaattgcaagCAAAGCTAAAATGTATAGTGTGTACCTTTTGGGAAATATGTTTGTAATTCATTTTCCATGAGTTTGGAGATGGTATTGATGCCACTATCATATCTGTATGGAGCTGGAGCCAGATGCTAgttaaaaagcaacaaaatcAGCCCAGCACTTCTAAAGTTTACTAGATAGTAGCTGTGTCTGAATTCAGTAGACAAACTCTTCTGAGGACGCTGTCATCCCACTTTTCCACTGATTCGTTGTTGGATGGAGGAAATGATTTTCACTCGTGTAATTTCACAGAGTAATCAGCACATGAACATCCAGAGGGAAAGTACTTACATCatatttctgtctcttcagtTTCTCGGTGAGCTCGTACTTCTCAGCCTCCAGTGTCATAAGCCAGTGCCACAGCTCATCGGCTTTCTCCCTGTCAAGCAAAAACTAGTTAagaaacagaaaactaaaaGACCATGTCAAAACTAATACAGGAAAGGGAAAGTTGATGGCAgttaatacacaaacaaatcacaTGGATCAGACTGGAAATGTGGCCGACTACAGCGCTGTGAACAATAACTGTTCACAGTGGAAACTCTCCTCACTTCAGTTTGTCCTCACTGAGGTGGTCGATGTTGAGCGGCTTCCTCCGGTCAGCCAggatcttctttttcttctctcgctctgtctgctTCCTAGCTCCCTTCCTGCCGTCCTGTTGCACGGAAGAATAAATACAGGAGGCAAGGATGAAAGAGGAAGCCAAATTtgattaccttttatttatttaaactctaaactcaaatacatgtttgtgtgccGTCTGACCCTTTGTTGGACGCCGGCATACTGGTGAGTCATGTTTGTCAGAGCTGTCCTCTTCTTggcgtcctcctcctgctccttccgCTCCTTTTCTTCCTGCAGCACAAATTGTACAACATGATCCGGGGAATAGAAACACCTGTTCACCGGCCAACGACTTAGGTAACCTTTAGAGTATCTGCAAGAAAATCTGTTCATCACAACAACAAGTTTCACATTGATTTCTaacaacatgtttttggcctcttgtgggcagcagaaacaagctgtcaacacaacactgacatatAATCACTACGTTGATACCATACAGTTTGACATATAACCAGCTCATATGGAgcaattagggctgggcaataaaagGACCAAATAAGTTTTTATCAGTAGCAATATAATACAAGTTCCATATATATTATTGATATACTGCTTATTTattgtgtaaacacagtgaggaggtataacacataattgttCTTCCTCAGATTCGTAAAATGTTTTGCCGTTTATCATTCTATGCTCATAAAGAAGAGCttaaaaccacaactttcaTCGTTAAACTCAaaagaaagcaaaacaaatgagCTCAAAGGCACTAAAATACTGCATAGATGAGAGGAACTGATAATTCTTTGTGGGTTTGTTACAACCACGTTATCATAAAATATTTCTGCAGCTTTAAATTAAGGACAAAACTCCACTTTGGAGACATATTAATTTTACCCAGCACTCCTGAGACACGGTAGCATTTGTAAATTAAATCCTTAATAAAAGAGTCCCTGAAAAGTAAGTTTGATTCATATCTGTGTCATTGGAAAGCTGCATAAAAATAAAGGCCGCAAGGGACAATTCTGTAATGTGACATCAGTAAGCAGCACACTCATATTTCAAAGATTGgccttcctctgctgctttacaggataTCACAATAAAGAAATATAGGTGAAACAAAATGGATAGGGTATTTCTTCACTGTTGACAGGGGCTTTTACACCCAGTATCTGTCACTCCCTGCAGCCTGAGAAGATTGCtcaccaggacacacacagtccaaaCTCCCTAATCATATTTGGGACACTAGGTGGAGCTGCAGGGTGCCAgtcatttatttgttgtataCAGCGTCATGTCCTGAAAAAGATGAGATGACTGCGATTACTCACAGCAACACGTGCCAGTCTCTCGTTCTCCTGCTCAGCACGGATCCTCTGCTGTTCAGCCCTCTCAGCACGACGCTTCTCctgcacatccacacacacatccacctgGTGTGATTCAATGCATCACTCCAGCGATCTTGGCCAGCGTTCCTGAAAGACTTACGATCCTGTTAACGAGAGTGATGAGTTCCTGCTCGTCCTTCTTCCGCTGGATGAAGTGGGCCTCGATCAGAGAGTGCAGCTCAGCAAGATCCTTCTCCTGGCGCTTCTTCTGGATGTCCTGCAGCCACATATACACGTTTGAAGTGATGTTCTTAAGAGGACATCCTTTTGTAACATTCTCTTCTCAAATACTTAGCAAAACCTAGTACTAACCTACTAACCCTAGTTCACCCCCCACTTTGTCTACGgtttgtcagcagaattacacaaaacttgataaagagtttttttttcttctcttaatgaaaaataatcaggCAACTTTAGGAGGCTGATATTTGTTCTTAATTcacaacagtgtgtgttctaATCTATGTTGCCATAAGACATAGTTTGACTTTTGAGAATTGCactgaaaataaatgtcatGTCAGTCAGCATAGCTTCGAATGGCATAGCAGATCGTGGAGACTGTTAACAGGGGTCAACAGCTAACCTGGAAccatcacaaataaaaaattgaaatcaTCCAAAGCAATCCAATATATCTTGATTGGTTCACCTGTACAAAAATCTCTGGTGTAGGAACTGCTTCCTGTCTTTAGGATAAGCTACTGTAGCATCATATTTCTGAATAAATTAATCATCTCATCAAATGCTCAGCAAGAAAATCCCCAAATGTCAAACTTTTCTTTTGAAACGGCATCAATCACTCACATCAAAGTCGACTTTTTCTCCCTCTGGTATCTTTGGCACAGCTATAGCTGGAGCAAACgctctaaaataaaacattactgGGTTAGAAGAAGAACTTTACCCAGTTTGTCAGCAGTTGGACGATATAAACACTGACAGAGGACTCACTTTGGTTTGGGTTTTGGGTCATCTACTGTCGTGAAAAGAAGGGACATCACAGTTAAGATACCACCTTATGCTCATATacagtttattttgtatttgttaattGATTTAATCTATTTAGTGTTTAAGACTTAAATGTTAATATTGACAAAACAGTACATTTGTCTAAATTGTGCATCTCACGTCACATTGTTTGATCCTCGATACATAAGATGACAGAGCTCATTGAGCCTGACTCACTCCCGTGGTCTGGGAACATCTGAGCAACAGATTATttatcacaatacaaacaccctcaacacacactctgacataTGTACTGTGTCGGTGAAGAATCACTTTCTGGATTCAACACagtggtttttgtgttttttttgttacattCCTGTCTGTAGACATTTTATGCATGATGTCCAGTGCAGCTGTCACATAATGAGCAGCATGTGTAACACAATATACAAGTGAAattcactgctcctcctctgaaacAATGAAGGGATCTTCATAATATCCCAATATCCTGTTTTTGAAATAACACACAGCTTTTACTCTGGCAAGTGTTTGTGAGCATGTGTTGCAGAGCAGTTGTTTTGCAGAAgttgtcaaacacacacatcagctcaacaacaataatgatcaCAAAACCCCTCTCAGCAGCGAACAGTACCTTCATCTGCAACTGGAGACTCtacagcaaaagaaaaagaaaaaactcagCAGGAAGAACATAAATGGATGTACTTTATTATTTGCAAATGCTATTATCCTCCGTGCTGATATCTGCTTTGTATATTTTGATTTGGAAAAGTTTCCTGACTTCCAGgggaaggaaataaaaagtcTAAACAACGTGTGAATGCTTTTTCATATTGAGTTTAAAGTGGAAGTATTATCTGGGTTTCAGGGCATGAAAGCTTTACCTTCAGACAGTGGAGGCAGTTCTTTCATAAAAGTGTATTATCAGAATAAATATAAAGGCATGAGgggaagaatgaaaaaaaagcaaagaattTACACCACATGAGTTCATCCGCAACAGGGAATTGAAAAACCACTATCATCATTTCCAACAAATATAAGGTGTAAGTTCTTCTCTCCTGAACTCAGTGACTGTGAAACATGGTGGAGTACAGAAGCCAGAGTGATATAGTGTTATTCAGTCACACCGTGCATTAAAGCTTAAAAACAACTATATGCTACCTTCTACTGCAGGCTCTTTGTGGAGGTGATGTGAGCAGACAATTCAATGATCGGTGGAAGATAGGGAGAACAGCTGATCAGAAAATATTCTGTGCTTTTTAGCCACGAGGCACAAACATTATCTGAGGTAATGGGTCAGAATGCGCAGTTGAGTTAGTTGAAAGAAGAGggcagtttgtttttattccgtTTATAATATTTTTCTAGATTTTCTTGGACTTTAAAGTACTTATTGCTTTACTGATGTCAACTTCTGAATTCCCTTGCGGCTCTAACATGGAGAATTCTCCCTGTTGTCGGACTAAAAATGGTTGATCTTATCTTAGCAAAGATCAAATTACAAGGCTCTTTTTTCCAAATAAGAACAAGAATAGCTTAAGCTCATGTCAAAGTCTATTGTTGATTACTTGACTTGAAAAATTACTTGAAAAATATGAGAGTAGAATAAGTCATTACCTTCAGTGGTGGGAGGAGGTTCTAAGGTGGTAAgaaacaataattaaataattatttaaacattattAGAACATGATTAGATGCAATAAGACACACAgtagaacaaacaaacaagatgaagAGGTTTACAAAATgtccaaatttaaaaaaacagtttccgATGTTTATAATCCGTTCATCTTCAattagtcaatcaatcaaattgtatttgtaaagcCAATATTCAGAACTCACACAGGGCTTAACAACATGCAACATCATCTGTCCTTAACACTCAACTACAGCGAAAACCACCAAAAAAACTTTTATGGAGGAAATAATCTTCTGCCAGTAAATAGATAAAACTCCAAAAATAATCTGAAGTGGTTTTTCCTTGGATCccagttctatatatttgtctGAGGAGAGTGTAGACACACTTTTCACAGAGCAGATATCTAATTTTGGAATGAATTCATCAAAGACTAACTCAGCAGGCGTCTCATTCACAGTcaaacatcacatttttttaCTGTTAAGTGCAGGCAGAGGCTCTAATTGAAATGAATTTAAGTTTTTATATAGTATGTACATAATGCAAAAGCATTGATATTAGCAGTATTACACACAAGTACTAAAAAAACTACTATAACATTTAATGTTATCCATTTTCTACCTGTATATTATCTTATAGCAGAAGCAGTTGGGTTTGTACtgacaaatagaaaaataaagagaTTCATCCTCTACTTCAGGTGCAATTTCTTTGATGtgccaaaaaaacacaacaaagaatAGTGAGGACAAAAGAGTTGTTGTTGGCAAAAAAACACGACAACAGGAGGctgccagacacacactccactaCAATAACATCCCACAGTTTGtaagtaaaaaaacataaataaaaggcATTATTTCCAGACAAAAACTATTCACACAAACCTTCCTTTTTCAGAGTCTCCATGACTGGGCAAGCAGACTATGGATTAGTGGATCAGTGAGACGCTGGCAAACAGCTCGCAGCTGGGATTTGGTCGAACTCTGAGAACTGTGATATTGTCTCTTGGGAGAAACTGAAAAACCCAGTGCTGGTATCTGACATTCAGTCTGAACAAACCCAACACAGGGAATAACGTTGGATCACAAAGTGAGGCCGTGTGCTGTTTGTAACATTTTACATATCAAAGCAGAATCTCCACATGTGGCAGAAcaacaggaaagaaacatgtatttttctgtttactTTGTGTGATTTTATCCAGTGAGAATAAGTAATACTCATAGCAGGGTTTCTGTaggtttcaacaagttcaaCTTAGGACTTTTAGGACTCATGTCAAGTTGACATATATGAAGGAAAAACCACAATACCGGAAAATTCCCCATAATTGACAAACTATTGATGCagtgaatttttttaaatttttttatacAACTTATTTTAAAGCACAACGAAAGGAGATAAAGGGAGTTAAATATGCATTAGCATAAACGTAAATGTATTTAAGACCTAGCACATAATAGCCAGCAGATATGTAGGGAAcaatactacacacacacacacacagacagacacacacagagcttacCTACCTCTTTCTGCGTTTCGTCCACTGAAGAGACATAATCGGGTCAGCTATGTCTAGCGATGTACCTTGGTAGTGACATTTtgcttgaagaaaaaaaaacactaaacgCTCTCAAAGCCTTAACTTACCTTTGTCTCTGAGAAGAAAGAAGTGAAGATTTGAACTTTTAGAccaataaatggtaaatggatttgtatttatatagcgcttttctagtctgatgaagaccactcaaagcgctttacagtacagtttcacattcacccattcacacacacattcatacagtgcatctacttgcagcactttgttattctatggggggctatttagggttcagtatcttgcccaaggacacttcggcatgcagatggttcagactgggggtcgaacccccgaccttcaggttggaggacgaccactctacccctcagccacagccgccctaagACAAAAATAAGATCTGCACATAAAACACAGGAATTGctcagaagaaataaaagcacTCACTGcatctcctccacttcctcttcagaCATCTTGGATTCTAATGATCTGAATCAAAGAGGAAAGCACACAATCAATCCAAAACTCAGACATCAGCacttcaaaatacattttttaatgaatCCCCTTTTTTGGTGTTAAGTTTTATTATGCAACTCAGCTGTTACAATGACACACACCTCGACGCTGACTTCTCTGGGGTTCAATATAATAAGGGGTGTTCACATTGATTTCTCTTTTTGagtgattttcttcttctgatttgttgttttactgcattatattttcctttttatcttATCGACTGTAATGTTGTTATGGGCACTTGAGATTTATTTCCCCTGGACAGATGGTTTGTTATTTTCTACTCTCCGCTTTTATAATTTGTGTAAACAGCCAaacaaaaaccaacaaaaagtgagaaaagcTTGGCTACGTAACGGGAGATTGGAACAATGGTAGAATTTGAAATGATTCCACCATGGGCACTGCGAGCAGGGGCCCAGGGCTTTAAACAACTCCAGGCTTAATCCTCAGTCATTTCCTCTTGGCACTGATCTAGGCTGCAGGCGGCCGACTGGCGTCTGAGCAGCTCTGAAACTACCGGCACTGCACAAGTTCTTCAGGGACGCTCTGACGCACCTGAAGCTACGCATGTCGTATCAGCTTCAATACAAACACTCAGAAACAATTTTCCAGGAGCTCAAAACACTTTGTGGAAGTGCACCGGAAGAGATGTCCGTCATATCAAATGGGATTtggtgttcaaatgtaacatcTTTTATTCAAGTGAAAAAAGTCGTCagagaagtgaagccaaagcatctggtGACCTGCTACAGTAAACCCACCATCCTCCTTGTTGTTGGAATGAACGTGGACAAAATCAAAGTCTCAAAGatgctttctgtcattttaggttgtttttCTGCTGGAGAACGGCCATATATAATAGAACAATAGAACAACACTGGGTTGTTTTGGGTCAAGGTCACAGGGATGGATTGCAGGAAGCTGCTGAACCATTGAGTTCCTTACATGTCAGAATATGACTGTGCACAACAGTCCCTCAGAACACGTAATTTCCACACGCTTATAAATCACCAGATCATAAAAACTGGTGTCAGTAGGGCCGAACGGTGGGGGGGAGCAAAGGTCTATTTTTAAGAATTATAGAGCAGGTGTTGAGTTGCTCCTCCAGACAATAGGTCTAGCTCACCTCAGCATTTACACAGTAAAGGGGGCTATTTCTGTCATTGCGGTTTACATGGggaacatgttttgtttttcaggggTTTGTCCTGTTTCTTAAACATCTCCCTCCTCGCAGAGACAAGTCCAGTGCTTCTCTTATTTTTGGTAATAGCAGTAACATTTTTGATGCACACATTTAAAAGGTGATGTTGGGATATGAAAAGTGGTTCCACATCCCCACATCCCCACATCcaacccttctcctcctcctcctgcctggcTACAGTCCCGTCCTTCCAACCAGTTTCAAAGGCCCAGCTGCACATTCAATCTTTGCATGGCATATTAACACCTTCCCTGCATATggtttacaataaaataaaaaagaagtcATGCTTCTGTGAAAATTCTACTACATCTCTACTCCAATTCAAACGATGTGGCGCTTGGCGT encodes:
- the tnnt2e gene encoding LOW QUALITY PROTEIN: troponin T2e, cardiac (The sequence of the model RefSeq protein was modified relative to this genomic sequence to represent the inferred CDS: substituted 1 base at 1 genomic stop codon), with the protein product MSEEEVEEMQQELDDPKPKPKXVLSIAVPKIPEGEKVDFDDIQKKRQEKDLAELHSLIEAHFIQRKKDEQELITLVNRIEKRRAERAEQQRIRAEQENERLARVAEEKERKEQEEDAKKRTALTNMTHQYAGVQQRDGRKGARKQTEREKKKKILADRRKPLNIDHLSEDKLKEKADELWHWLMTLEAEKYELTEKLKRQKYDINVLQTRIAEQQNAKGRGKAKGRLR